In Candidatus Riesia pediculicola, the genomic stretch TCCATACTATTTTCTATAATACTCTCAGATTTTTCTTGTATTTTATCCGATCCATCCCGAGTATTGTGATAGTAAAGTGTTTTGATTCCATATTTATATGCCAATAATAAATCCTTTAAAAGATGATTCATTGGAATCTGATTTCTATAAAATTTAGAAGGATCGTAATTTGTATTAGCTGAAATGGATTGATCAACAAACTTTTGTATGATTCCAACTAATTGCAAATATCCTATATTATTTGGCATTTCCCATAAAAGCTCGTATTTTTTCTTAAGTCGATCATACTCAGGTACTATTTGACGAAGAATTCCATCTTTTGACACTTTTATGCTCATAAATCCTCTAGGAGGTTCTATTCCATTAGTAGCATTAGAAATTTGTGAGGATGTTTCAGAAGGCATAACAGCTGATAAAGTAGAGTTCCTTAAACCATACTTTTTAATTCTTTCTCTTAAAGATTTCCAGTCATAATGTAAAGGTTCAGAAGTTAGATGATCTAGAGATTTTTTGTAATTATCTATCGGCAAAATGCCTTTTGAATAATTGGTATGATGAAACCAAGAGCAAGCACCTTTCTCTTTTGCTAATTGATTCGAAGCTTTTAAAAGATAATATTGAATAGCTTCAAATGTTTTATGAGTTAAGTTGTTTGCACTGCTATCTGAATATTTTACGTGATTTTTAGCTAGATAATAAGCATAATTTATAACACCAATTCCTAGCGTTCGACGACTAATAGAACTTTTTTTGGCAGCCAATATTGGGTAATCTTGGTAATCTAATAATGCGTCTAGTGCTCTAACAATTAGATCAGAAAGGTCTTCTAATTCCTCTAGAGAACGAATTTCACCTAAATTGAAAGCAGAAAGAGTACATAATGCAATTTCTCCTTCCTGATCGTTAATATTATATAAAGGATGAGTTGGAAGAAGAACTTCTAGACATAAATTTGATTGTCGAATCGGAGCAATCTTTGAGTCAAATGGACTATGCGTGTTGCAATGATCAACATTTTGAATATATGTTCTTCCGGTAGAAGACCGTTCTTGCATCATTTTAGAAAACAGATCTACCGCTTTTACTCTCTTTTTACGAATATTCTGATCTAATTCATATTTTTTATAAAGGTTCTCAAATTTATCTTGATCTGAAAAAAAACAAGAATACAGGTCTGGAACGTCAGAAGGACTAAATAAAGTGATTTCTTCTCCTCTAATCAATCTCTCATACATTAGTTTATTAATTTGTACAGCATAATCTAGATGACGAACTCGATTACTCTCAACTCCTCTATTGTTCTTTAAGACCAATAGACTTTCAACTTCTAGATGCCAAATTGGATAGAATATGGTTGCTGCACCTCCACGAATTCCTCCTTGAGAACATGATTTTACAGCTGCTTGAAAATATTTATAAAATGGTATACATCCTGTGTGAAATGCTTCTCCTTGTCGAATAGGACTTCCAATTGCACGAATACGACCAGCATTGATTCCTATTCCTGCTCTTTGTGAAACATATTTCACAATAGAACTAGCCGTGGCATTTATTGAATCCAAACTATCATCACATTCTATTAAAACACAAGAACTAAATTGACGAGTTGGAGTTCTGATTCCTGCCATGATAGGTGTAGGAAGCGATATTTTAAATGTAGAGATTGCATCATAAAAACGTTTCACATAAATCAACCTAACGTCCTTAGGGTATATTGAAAAAAGACAAGCAGATACTAAAATATAAAGAAATTGAGCACTTTCATAAATTTTTCCTGTGACTCGATCTTTAACTAGATATTTTCCTTCCAATTGTTTAACTGCTGCATAACAAAAATTCATATCTCTTAAATGATTAATAAACTGATCCATTTTTTGAAATTCTTCTACGGAATAATCTTCTAGTAATCTATAATCATATTTTCCAATACTAACCATATTTTTTACATGTTGATATAATTTTGGAGGATTGAATTCTCCATATGCATCTTTTCTCAAATAAGAAATCGCTAACCTAGCAGAAAGATATTGATAATCTGGTATTTTGGTAGATATCAAATCTGCAGATGTTTTAATGATAATTTGATGAATTAGTTTAGTTTGAATTTTATTATAAAATTGAATACAAGAAAGATCTTGTATTTTAGAAATAGAAATTCCTTGTAACCCATCCGCAGATAAAGTGATTAACCTTTTTATTTTTTTAAGATCTATCTTTTCTAAATCTCCATTTCTTTTAGTAACCAAAAAATTATATTTCATGAGTTAAATCGATATTTCATAAATATTAGAACTACAAAAAGCTGATATTTTTATAGAAACAATAATGATTTAGCAAGAAATCGTCAGAAATGTAGTGCGAAAGAATATAACTGAGTTTTTTCATTGGAATTTTCGGAAATTTAATTTTTTAGAAAAAAACCAAATAAACTTATCTAGATAAATATAAAAAATTTAAAATCGAGAAAAGGATTAAAGAACCAATCGATGAATAATAAAAACTAATTTTGATACTTCTTATAAAGAAATTATTAAAACTAGGAAGAAACAGCATGAATCATATAATTGATGTCTAAATTATCTCTGAAATAAAATTTATTCAAAAAAAAATTATAGTTCAGACCAATTATGTGTTTCTCTTTCATTTTAGTTTGATCGATCCAGTCTAGTAATTCACAAGGTGAAATGAATTTTTGTACATTGTGGGTGTTTTTTGGGAAAATTTTTAGAATTTTCTCAGCAAAAAAAATCAAAAAAAACCAAGACTTTATGCTTCTATTAATCGTAGAAAATAATACATGTCCTCCTTTTTTTATTAACTTATTACAAGATAAAACTATACTTTTAGGATTTGGAACATGTTCTAACATTTCCATGCAAGTTATTATATCATATTTATTTCTATTCTTTTTTACATGTTGTTCTATAGTCTCTAATAGATAACTAATTTTCATTTTTTTTTTAGATGCTTGAAACTTGGCAATTTCCAACATTTTTTTTGACATATCGATTCCTGTTACAATTCCCCCTTTTTTGGTCATACTTTCTGATAAAATTCCTCCACCACATCCAACATCAAGTATTTTTTTGCCAAATAACCCATTACAACAATCCAAAATAAACTCTAGACGTAATGTGTTCATCTTATATAAAAAAAAATACATACCAGACTTTTTATAAAAGTCGAAATAAGATTTATCGAACTTTTTAATTTCATCGAAATCTACATTTTTTTTTTCAAAGCTCATTTCATTTTTTTTCAATATAAAATACTTTTCGCACTACAATTAAGTTAATTAATATTATAATATATTAACTACCTTATTTATATTTTATTCTGATAAAATAAAGAGAAGTTTATATAATTTCATTTTTAACGCAATAATTAACATAAGGCTATTTCTGTGAAAAATGTATCTAAAGAAGTATCATCAATCAGCATTGAAGAAGAATTGAAACGTTCTTACTTAGATTACGCTATGTCTGTGATTGTTGGAAGAGCTCTTCCTGACGTACGAGATGGGTTGAAACCAGTTCATAGAAGAGTTTTATATGCTATGAAGAAACTTGGAAATGATTATAACAGCCCATATAAAAAATCAGCGAGAATAGTTGGAGATGTTATTGGGAAGTATCATCCTCACGGAGATGGATCAGTTTATGATGCAATAGTTCGTTTAGCACAACCATTTTCTATGAGATATGCATTAATAGATGGACAGGGAAATTTTGGATCGATTGATGGAGATTCAGCTGCTGCAATGCGATATACAGAAATCAGAATGTCAAAAATAGCTCAAGAGATTCTAGAAGATCTTGAAAAAAATACGGTAGATTTTGTTCCAAATTACGACGGAAACGAAAAAATTCCGGATGTAATGCCTACTAAAATTCCGAATCTATTAATTAATGGATCATCTGGAATTGCAGTTGGAATGACTACAAACATTCCACCACATAACATTGTCGAAGTTATTGACGCTTGTCTTGCCTATATTAATGATAACGACATACAAACAGAAGAACTGGTAAAATATATTCGAGGACCAGACTTTCCAACGGCAGCAATTATATATGAAAAAAAAGAACAAATAGTACATGCGTATCGAACAGGAAAAGGGACAATTCAAGTTCGTGCACTTACTGAGATAGAAAACGATAAAAAAAATAATCGAACTTCTATAATAATAAGAGAAATTCCTTATCAAATTAACAAAATTAGATTAATTGAAAAAATTGTAGAACTGGTTAAAGAAAGAAAAATAGATGGAATTCATGAAGTCAGAGATGAGTCAGACAAAGATGGAATGAGGGTTGTTATAGAATTAAAGAGAGAATCAGAAGCAAATTTCGTATTAAACAGCTTATATGCTCTAACTCGACTGCAAACTTCGATTAATATAAATATGATAGCCCTTCTAAAGGGAAAGCCAACTCTTTTAAATTTAAAAAAAATTATTTCTTCTTTTATAGATTACAGAAAAGAAATAGTTATTAAAAGAACGATATTCGAACTAAACCAAGCCAAGAAAAGAGTTCTTTCGTTAGAAGCAATGATCATTTCATTAAAAAATATTGATTTTATCATCTCGTTAATCAAAGGAGCAAGTACTCCAAAAGAAGCCAGATTGCGTTTAACATCCTTCTGTTGGAAATTAGAAGAAACTTTAATTGAGCTTGATCGATTTTATTCAAAAAAGAAAGATTGGAAAAATTGTTTTGAAAATCATTTAGATCGTTTTCAAAAGAGTAACTATCGATTTAATGAAGAACAAGCACAAACGATACTAGATTTGAAACTTCAGAAATTAACTAATTTAGAGAAAGAAAAAGTATTTGAAGAGTATATTTCTCTAACAAAAGAAATAACGTCCTTAGTTCAAATACTTCAAAACTCGAATCGATTAATGGAAATTATTAAGAACGAGTTGATATACATCAAGAATCAATATCGAGATAAAAGAAGAACAAAAATTATTGAAGATAATAGTAAATTCAATCAAGAAGATCTTATTAAGAAAAAGAAAGTAATTGTAATTTTATCGAACCAAGGATATATTAAGTTTCAGTCAATTTCTGATTATGATATACAAAAAAGAGGAGGAAAAGGAAAATCTTCAACTCGATTGAAAGAAAAAGATTTTGTAAAATCTGTATTAGTAACTGATACTCACGAAAATATACTATGTGTTTCCAATTTTGGAAGAATTTTTTCAATCAAGGTTTATCAACTACCTGAATCTAGTAGATTTTCTTTAGGAAAACCGATTGTCAACTTCTTATCTCTAAAAGATGGAGAAAAAATTACTTCTATATTTTCATTGAAAAATTTCAAAAAAGGAAATTATATATTGATAGCTACTTTGATGGGACTAATTAAAAAAATTTCAATGGACTTTTTGACAAAAGCTCGAAAAAGCGGAATTATCATAATTAACTTAAATAAAAGGGATGAAGTAATTGCTATGGACTCAGTAAAAAAAAGAAGTGAAATTATTCT encodes the following:
- the gyrA gene encoding DNA gyrase subunit A; translated protein: MKNVSKEVSSISIEEELKRSYLDYAMSVIVGRALPDVRDGLKPVHRRVLYAMKKLGNDYNSPYKKSARIVGDVIGKYHPHGDGSVYDAIVRLAQPFSMRYALIDGQGNFGSIDGDSAAAMRYTEIRMSKIAQEILEDLEKNTVDFVPNYDGNEKIPDVMPTKIPNLLINGSSGIAVGMTTNIPPHNIVEVIDACLAYINDNDIQTEELVKYIRGPDFPTAAIIYEKKEQIVHAYRTGKGTIQVRALTEIENDKKNNRTSIIIREIPYQINKIRLIEKIVELVKERKIDGIHEVRDESDKDGMRVVIELKRESEANFVLNSLYALTRLQTSININMIALLKGKPTLLNLKKIISSFIDYRKEIVIKRTIFELNQAKKRVLSLEAMIISLKNIDFIISLIKGASTPKEARLRLTSFCWKLEETLIELDRFYSKKKDWKNCFENHLDRFQKSNYRFNEEQAQTILDLKLQKLTNLEKEKVFEEYISLTKEITSLVQILQNSNRLMEIIKNELIYIKNQYRDKRRTKIIEDNSKFNQEDLIKKKKVIVILSNQGYIKFQSISDYDIQKRGGKGKSSTRLKEKDFVKSVLVTDTHENILCVSNFGRIFSIKVYQLPESSRFSLGKPIVNFLSLKDGEKITSIFSLKNFKKGNYILIATLMGLIKKISMDFLTKARKSGIIIINLNKRDEVIAMDSVKKRSEIILFTSSAKAIRFSENSVRLTGRKSMGVMGVKIQKDEKLVSMIIVEKDKDILTITENGYGNRTKESEYLKKSRFIRGVSVIKNDERNGKIVGAIQVERKDQVVIFTNYGILIRILVKDISVFKRNTKGIILIRKINDQVVSGIYRVSSI
- the ubiG gene encoding bifunctional 2-polyprenyl-6-hydroxyphenol methylase/3-demethylubiquinol 3-O-methyltransferase UbiG gives rise to the protein MSFEKKNVDFDEIKKFDKSYFDFYKKSGMYFFLYKMNTLRLEFILDCCNGLFGKKILDVGCGGGILSESMTKKGGIVTGIDMSKKMLEIAKFQASKKKMKISYLLETIEQHVKKNRNKYDIITCMEMLEHVPNPKSIVLSCNKLIKKGGHVLFSTINRSIKSWFFLIFFAEKILKIFPKNTHNVQKFISPCELLDWIDQTKMKEKHIIGLNYNFFLNKFYFRDNLDINYMIHAVSS
- the nrdA gene encoding class 1a ribonucleoside-diphosphate reductase subunit alpha; translated protein: MKYNFLVTKRNGDLEKIDLKKIKRLITLSADGLQGISISKIQDLSCIQFYNKIQTKLIHQIIIKTSADLISTKIPDYQYLSARLAISYLRKDAYGEFNPPKLYQHVKNMVSIGKYDYRLLEDYSVEEFQKMDQFINHLRDMNFCYAAVKQLEGKYLVKDRVTGKIYESAQFLYILVSACLFSIYPKDVRLIYVKRFYDAISTFKISLPTPIMAGIRTPTRQFSSCVLIECDDSLDSINATASSIVKYVSQRAGIGINAGRIRAIGSPIRQGEAFHTGCIPFYKYFQAAVKSCSQGGIRGGAATIFYPIWHLEVESLLVLKNNRGVESNRVRHLDYAVQINKLMYERLIRGEEITLFSPSDVPDLYSCFFSDQDKFENLYKKYELDQNIRKKRVKAVDLFSKMMQERSSTGRTYIQNVDHCNTHSPFDSKIAPIRQSNLCLEVLLPTHPLYNINDQEGEIALCTLSAFNLGEIRSLEELEDLSDLIVRALDALLDYQDYPILAAKKSSISRRTLGIGVINYAYYLAKNHVKYSDSSANNLTHKTFEAIQYYLLKASNQLAKEKGACSWFHHTNYSKGILPIDNYKKSLDHLTSEPLHYDWKSLRERIKKYGLRNSTLSAVMPSETSSQISNATNGIEPPRGFMSIKVSKDGILRQIVPEYDRLKKKYELLWEMPNNIGYLQLVGIIQKFVDQSISANTNYDPSKFYRNQIPMNHLLKDLLLAYKYGIKTLYYHNTRDGSDKIQEKSESIIENSMDESCSSHACKV